ACAAGGACAAGGTGAAATACTTAGAGCTTCTGGCTCTTTACTGCGAGAAATTCCAGTGCAGCATACTTTCATACTGCCTTATGGATACCCATGTCCACATACAGCTAGACCCTAGGGGATCTGACATGTCCAAGTTCATGCACGGGGTCAATCTTTGCTATGCCCAGTATTACAACAAAAAGTACAGAAGGCACGGTCATGT
This genomic window from Alkalibacter saccharofermentans DSM 14828 contains:
- a CDS encoding transposase; translation: MPRIARIKDPETIHHVMCRSISELTLFKNYKDKVKYLELLALYCEKFQCSILSYCLMDTHVHIQLDPRGSDMSKFMHGVNLCYAQYYNKKYRRHGHV